The Choloepus didactylus isolate mChoDid1 chromosome 7, mChoDid1.pri, whole genome shotgun sequence genome segment cctctcttaaaggcatttaggtttggtatattgcctttgttacattaaaggaagcataatacaatgtttctggtAACTaaagtttctagtttgcattgattgtaattttttccccaatactaccctatttttaacaccttgcaaggttgacattcatttgttctccctcatgtaaaaacatatttgtacattttatcacagttgttgagcagtctaggtttcactgagttatacagtcccagtctttatctttcctctttctttctggtgttccacatgctccttaccttcctctttcaaccatattcacagtcatctttgttcagtgtacttacattgctgtgctgccatcacctaaaattgtgttccaaacctctcactcctgtcttttcctatctatctgtagtgctccctttagtatttcctgtagtgcaggtatcttgttcacaaactccctcaTTGTCTgcctgtcagagaatattttgaactctctctcatatttgaagaacagttttgccagtttttctctttcagtatcttaaatatatcaccccacttccttcttgcctccatggtttctactgagaaatctgcgtacagtcttatcaagcttcctttgtatgtgatggatcacttttctcttgctgctttcaggattctctctttgtctctgatgtttgataatctgattattaagtgtcttggcataggcctattcatatccaCTCTGTATGGGGTaccctgcacttcttggatctgtaattttatgtctttcataagagatggaaaattttcattgattatttcctctattattgcttcttccccttttcctttctgttctccttctgggacacccatgacacatacattcatgcatttcatgttgtcactcaattccctgagacgttgctcatattttcccattcttttccctacctgttcttttgtgtgtaggccttcaggtgtcttgttctccagttcctgagtgttttcttctgcctcttgatatctgctgttgtatgtctccattgtgtttttcatctcttgtgttgtgcctttcatttccatagattgtttttccaaactttagatctctaccttatgttcacccagtgttttctttatagcattcatctcttttgttatatcttcactgaactcattgatttggttttttatttgatttagcatatttctttgaaaatctttaatagattgtttcattaaagtgaaacaatatctcaactgtatcctgattaagtgtaagtttgttcctttgaatgggccatgtcttcatttttcctagtatagattgtagttttctgttgtctaggcatctggtttccttgtttaccccagtcagattttcccagacaagaacaggttcaggtctcagaatggggttatattcagggtgtatcttagaggaatgacagactttcctgtgaggtctccagtcactgtgcttttcctaacctggccagcaggtggtgcctgtcagtctgtcacttccaactggtgtaaggagatgtgctttggtttcagtttctgttttggctgtttttccccaggctctggggtctggttctgaaaggaaagctgggccccacctccttactcttagggaagatacaccccctagggagttttcatttgcatttggattgtttctctgactctgttatctccacccctgtctgggtcataGAGCTAAGatgtgaaaatggctgaggctttctccactgagaatggctgcagctctctcctctgagcctctcaggttgggagagaggaaaagggacagaaagcccacttATAGAGCCAGTATACagcccccccagtttcactcattggccagaggtaacacctggtcttctgggctccccctcctgggaccaATGAGACTTCTTGTtcttttaaggtcagtcatctctaaaagcctctgtctgcttgttaggggtttgtctttgtagcttgtattcagcagtccacatttgttaattaaaatcccagttggagctcagttgagctatattcacttgctgggagagtgctgctctctaccacggCAAGGATTTGCAGCTatgcctgctgtggggggagggggctcccagcatacttccacagtttttacttacagattttatgctacaatcTCAGGCATGCCTTccaatccaagttggtgtatgatgtgtggacagtcatggttgtcccccagcagttattccacattatttactagtcactcctggttgttcattagttgttcaggggactaactaaattccactcctctctatgccaccatcttgccatcCCAATCCAGACCCATCTTCTTCTTAGTCTGATAATTTTATACAAACAGGAGAGTAACTGAATTTCCAACCAGATTCTTTTCTTATGATTAGCTGGAGGACAATATGCTTCCAccacttataaaaataaatattctagagACTCTATTTTTGATTAAACAAAATTCCCTTGAACTCAGAGAGTAGTCTCTTGAGAGAAAAATAACAACCTTGGTCTCTCAGACTCCAGCAAGCACTAAAAAATACAAAGGTCAAAgagggaaattatttaaaaaaagaaaaaaaaaagggaggaaaactCCTGGGAGCTGTACTGAGTATAATATAAATCTTTGAAAACTGCAGCTTGATTTTTCTTGAATAGCCCAGTTCCTTGCAAAGACAGGATATTAGATTTGTGTTTGAGGGTAAAACATCTTGAACACACTCATGTCTCCTCAGAGTAAAGGGATATTCAGCCATTATGATTAATAgctttaaaatggaaatggaagCAACCTTTGCTTCTTTTGCATCTTGAGTGGTTGCAGTGAAGCTGCTGTGTGTTCATGTTTCAAATATGTAAGGAATGAGGAAAACCTGACAGCATTTATTTGTACAGAATAACTCGTGGGTGCCTGTGGTAGTTGTGTCGATTTGCTTATCTTATTAACATgaacatttcattttcctttccagtCTCTTTCAGGTGAAATGCAAACTTGGGAAAGTTTGCCTTTAACTTGGTCTTTCCAGAAAGGAGTCCAATTGCCTGGTAGTTACAGTGGACATTTAATAGCTAACACTTCCCAGCAGAAGTCATTGAATGATTGCTTATCCTTTTCCAAGAGTTGTGGGTTTGAGGGAACCACTGATCTGGCAGACCTCACTTCCACCCTGGGTCCCACTAAGCTCTATGAGAAACGCAAATTTTTCAATAGTAGGATCTACAACAGTGGAGACCTGCTCCAGCCTTCGGTCCCTGGAGTCTACTCAGATAACAACGATCTGCAAACATGGAATAAAAATGCTGCTTTGGGAAGAAATCCTCTTAGTGACAGGCGTTGTCCCAGTTATGCTTTTCCTCTGGCCAGTTGGCCTTATGACTCCTCCCCTTCTCCTAACTCTTCAGAGCCCTTCTTCCAGCAGATTCTGGTGGAACCAACAGCAGCCAAAACTAGCTGCCATCCATTACAGCCAAATCCTGGAGGTGATCTTTATGAAAGGAAGATGGCTGTGGATCTTAGCTACTTCCCTTCCACCACATACCATTCACCCCAGGAGGATGCCCTTCTCACCTACACACCTCACCCTCACCATCAATATTCACTGTCAAGTAAGGGCACTAAATGGGATTTTGATGAGGAAATTAGGTATATGGGTTTGAATCACTGTAACAATGAAACACTTCTAAACCTCTGTCCTTTAAGATGGCCCAAATCTTCCACAACCACATAAAAATGCTGTTTTGGGAAAGGGCTgaaagaatttctttcaaaaaataactACAGATAAATTGGAAACATGACAAGTTGAAGGCAAGACTTCTTTCTTCACACAAGTAATCTTTTTGGCTTTACTGCCTCACTCTCATACTCTCATTCTTAGCAAGGAAACTTGTCGCATCTATGGCATGAAAAGCTCTTTTTTTCACATTGTTTGGGGCTGTCACACCTCAACTGCACTATCTGCTGGCTCTCCACAGTCCTTAATGCATCTGTACCTTTTTGGAAACTGTGggaacaaagaacagagaaagaaggTAGAAGAGCTGAGGGAGTGTGAAGAACTGAAGATTATACCACTAAAGTATTTAATACTTTTTCTAGTCGTGGGATAAGTTTAGAAAATATGTGTTTTCTAGTTGatttctaagattttttaaaCATGGAATATGACCCAACCCCATTCATTAAAGACAAAGAGCAGCAAAATTAAGAGGCCAAATGAAGAGAAATTCCAGTGGCCTCCAATGGTCTCTCTCCTTGGTTTCTTCTCCCCATTTCTCACAATCTTCCCCTTCCACAAGGGTGGAGATTTTCCCCAGGTCATCTTTATTCTTTATAGCACCCAACTTAGTCCCAGGTTCATAATATGTATTTGATAGATGTTTGTGTAACTTGTCTTTGTATAATTAACATGGCTGCAGTCAGCCAACCCTGTTTTGAATGCTGGTTCCTCTTCTTTCTTGAAGTACTTTATATTAGAGGTGAACCTAGACATAAACTCTGGAGGAATATATACAATAAATAAGTATTTTTGAAAGTAAatgattttctttcctatttgaaTTGAAACATCTGCTCATGATACAAAATTCAGAAGTTAACAGGAAGTATTCCATTCCTGGTCTCCTTGAAGTACCACTCTGACTAgtttttttgtgtctgtttttctgaagatTACTGGTATTCTCTgtggataatatatatatatatatatatttaacataaatgGCATTATATCAGATTAATTTCTGGGCTGACGTGCATCATATAGGGACACAGTTTGGGCATCCAGTCCACATAAACTTATATGACTACAGATGTCTCATTTTTAATAGTGTATAAACATCACATGACTTCATTATAATTTACTGACATAGGCCCCTATTGATAGACATTCGGTTTGGTTTGAATCTGCTAATTTTGTCTAAGtgcaaaaaatgtatatattcaatTTAGCAAAGAGTTACTATAAAGCAAATTCCTGTGTAGGCACCATCcaggccaaaaaataaaaattattggcaCTTCAGAAGATAGATGACTGTCACCCCAATCCTATTCCTTCCCAATCACATCTCCTGCATCCCAAACATGGCCACTAGACTGGCTTTTATGGCAattgtttccttgctttttttatttttactacttttgctgcattccTAAATAAGAGTTTGGTTTTGCCTCTTTGGGGGAATCTAACAAATAGTCatatgctatattttaaaaattattggagTATAATGTTCATACAGAAGAGTGCACAAGTCATGAAGTACAGCTCCGTAAATTGTCACAAGAACATACCCGTCTAACCACCATCTAGTctaattctttttatatcttgCTCAACATCGTCAATAATGTCTGCCCAATACTGTGTTCACAGGAGTCATCATATTGTTGTGTTTAGCTGTAATTGTGTATAACTGCATTAAATCTATTTATTCTCACTCCAAATGCCTTTCTCCTGTACTCTGAGCTGGGCATCTCTGCTTCCTAAATATTTTGGCTCAAAATTCTTTTAGTAATGTGTGAGGAAAGTCTCTTAGTAATGAGTGAGGAAACACAATCTAAGATTTCCAAGGTTTAATGTATCTTCACCCTTATGTTGCTTGAGTATAACAACCAACTATATACCTATAACCATTGGATCCAAGGGCTTGAAGAAAGTTCGAAGATCACTTTGTCCAGCAAGGGTTCCATGAGTTTCTCCTAccttttttaaagctgtgttttcttgattcagctctTGCCCAGTTACTGTaccatttaactgttttctggaagatggctctgccagatTTTGCTAGTTGGTCAAAGATTCTGTGAGGAACGGAATCCTGGAacatcttatgctgccatcttagttgACCACCCTGGCTCTTCATTTTAAGTTCTAAGAACAGTACTGATTTGGACTAACCAAATCCAGGAGACGCTCTCTCAGCCTCTCTTCCTGTCCCTGGGGGGATGGTGGCATCCCCACCAGTCAGCAGAGCAAGGACCATGGTTCATACTCCCAGCgtgggtgagggtgagggtgacAAAACTCAAAGCTGGTGATTTTGAGGGGTTTTGTTCATCCAGCTTCCTGGGCCTGAAGTCCAGGGACAAAGAATGCAGCCAGGAGACACTGGCCGTGCCCATGAACAGGGTGAAGGCTGACAGAAGGGCTGCAGAGAAAGGGGCGAGTTTTGCTCTGCTTGCGGCAAGTCCAAAGATTCAGTTTAAACCCTGTGAGTTAATTGGTCACAGTCTTAGAATTTTGAGGTCAGCCGGACTGGGATAAACTCAGTTTAGTAGCTTAGAGGCAAAACTTTCAAGAAGCCTTGACATCGATCCAGCACCTACAAGGCACTGCCCTGGGGCTCAGTGGTGGAGTGAGGTATCagactggggagggggctccgTACCCAAGTCACTTATAATTTAGTAGGGGAGAAGCAAAAGGGTCAATTCAGCTGTTCACAACTTTTCTCTGAAGACTACTGATGTGTGGTGTATGCCAGGATACAGTACGAAGTACAAAAGCGGTGAAATATAGCCCTTTGAGAGGGACTGGAAGCCCAAGGGGAGCAGATTGCATGTGGTTATTTAATTCCTCATTGGTTGGAGGTAAATCGAGAAAGGTCtcaaggagaaagaggagaactTTGTGAGACAGAGCTGGAAGGTCAGAGGTGAGAGTAAGGGCATCCCAGAGCAAAAGTGCAGGGGCAAGGAAGTGCAGTTGTCTGCAGAGAACTGGTGGGAAGAAAATCAAGAAGCAAGACTGAAAAGGTGGATGAGCGTCAAATCATTCAGGTTCTAGAATGCAAACCTCATGATTTTGGATTTGGCTTGTAGATCAAAGGTCCTGTTCATAGCtattctttttctccttgaaatatCCATTCTCAGCCACTGTATTCATTCTATTTCTGCTGTAactaattaccacaaacttgacttaaaataacacaaattaatTATCTTATacttctggagatcagaagtccaaaatgggtctcactgggctgaaAACAATGTGTCAGCTGTGCTGCATTCCTTctagaggctctaggggagaatccatttccttgcacTTGCCAGTTTCTAGAGGCCTGAAATAACTACCATGTTCCCTCCTTGATGGCCAACCTTTAAGGGAACAAGCAACATGGCGGCCACGGTGTGACTGTCTTCACTGTCAGGGAATCCTGCTTAGTGACAGTCTCGGTAGAAGAAAAACCTGCTCCAGAACTTATTTCGTAAAACAAAACTTTAAGATTCAAAATCTTTACAGTCTCCTGGCTCTTCAAGTTCCTCAGGGTACTATTTCCTAACTCAGAAGGTCTATTTTGAGACTAGTATTTGTGCTTCAAATGCTACTATTTCTTGTTTTGTTGGGacagggggagggcagtgccaGGGCCAGGGATTTGCTATTTATAATCATCATAACCCTTATAAAGATCATCTGTACTCTATCATTAAGGAAGAACCAGGCTGTACTTTTTCTTACTCAATTCTTAAGATTGGAGTCTCAGAATAGACCTATTGAGACATCAACTTGGGCTCTGTGGACTTCCCAATGTTCCCAATTTCTCTTGACTTTTCCAGGCCAATTGCTCACGCCTTTCTGACCAACCCTCCTGGGCTGCTTCTGGTAGAGTTGGGAAAGTGTTGAAAATTTCCCTACACACCATCTAGGATTTCCCACGATCTTCCACACTTTCCTTCTACATCAGTTTCTGGAGCATTGCtgccttccatttatttcccCGAAGCTACCCAAAGCCTGACTGCTGCTTTATGCATCTGGATTCTTGTCTGTATTCAGGGCAGTCTCATCCACTGGTCCTGAGGAGGAGAGGGTAAATATGTGGTATACATGCCTCTGCCCTGTGCCTGGCGCAGGCATCACTCGTCAGTCTTGGTACAGTTCTGTACTGAACCCAGACTTGGCATCAGAATCCTCCTCAACTAGCACTTCAGGCAACCAGTCGTTGATCTGACACACCCAGTCATTGATTTCACCGGAGTTAAAGCGTACTTGACATAGTTTAAGGGGATTTTTGTATAAACAACTCAGTTGAGTTGGCCACAAGTATGGTCTTCACATGTTTTCAATGTTTATGACTTCATACTCTTCTTTTGGGGGGTTTCTCATAATTGATCCCTCTTCGATAGAGCAATATCTTCCATACCAACCCTGAATGTTACTATTCTTTTAGGTAATGATCTCTGATAACAGCTTCCGTATATAGAGGACCTATTATGTGCCGCCGTTTaacatttgtaatattttatagTCATGGCAACCCTGTGGGTAGTCGTCATTCTCCGTTTTACCAATGAAGCTCCATGTGGCAAGTGACTTTGACTAAGACAGTAAATGCTGGTAAGGGTGGGAGTTCAAACCCAGAGCTATTTAACGCCAAGGTCTAGGGTGTTTGTATTGTTTTATGCTACTTCCCCACTTCTCCTTTCAAGTTCTCAGGGGGGAAGGCCTAACTCTCATACCTGGGGGAgtaagtttctttctttcctgttcaGGTCCCTAGGCACTCAAAGTAATCACATTTAAAGGTTTGAAATCTCCATAGCTCCAAGATCCTTACTCTGTAGAAGCCCCAGTGTTTGCGGCTATCACTTGCTCCAAATGGTACTATAGGCTTGAATTGGGGGTACCCAACCAAAAAAACATCATTGAAGAGAGGGCCACAGACTCCTCTCCTCCACTGAGAGTTAATTAGGATGGTCAGATTCGGAACGAGCTCAAATTTCTTGAGtacctattatgtgtcaggctCTGTGCTAGGTGTTTTGAGCTCATGTCCTTCAAGTCCAATTTGTGGTCTTTTCGTCATACCGTGCAACCAGCTCCTCACTTCACAATGCTCCAAATAAATCCACCCCTCTAGGTGATCATGCAGGTGTA includes the following:
- the GCM1 gene encoding chorion-specific transcription factor GCMa, which codes for MEPDDFDSEDKEILSWDINDMKLPQNVKKTDSFEEWPDSYVKHIYSSEDRNAQRHLSSWAMRNTNNHNSRILKKSCLGVVVCSRDCSTEEGRKVYLRPAICDKARQKQQKKYCPNCNGPLKLIPCRGHGGFPVTNFWRHEGRFIFFQSKGDHDHPKPETKVEAEARRTMKKVHTASSLVSLRLKSPEPKSLSGEMQTWESLPLTWSFQKGVQLPGSYSGHLIANTSQQKSLNDCLSFSKSCGFEGTTDLADLTSTLGPTKLYEKRKFFNSRIYNSGDLLQPSVPGVYSDNNDLQTWNKNAALGRNPLSDRRCPSYAFPLASWPYDSSPSPNSSEPFFQQILVEPTAAKTSCHPLQPNPGGDLYERKMAVDLSYFPSTTYHSPQEDALLTYTPHPHHQYSLSSKGTKWDFDEEIRYMGLNHCNNETLLNLCPLRWPKSSTTT